One Candidatus Neomarinimicrobiota bacterium DNA window includes the following coding sequences:
- the mce gene encoding methylmalonyl-CoA epimerase has product MKVNKISHIAIAGDDPEQSRILYEDILGLDYTGSEPVEREGVTTHFFGVGESSIEMLEPLSENSPVGRFLSKRGPGLHHIALEVEGLDDYVVKLKRAGITLLQEEPKMGAHNMRIIFIHPKSTGGVLIELCEKV; this is encoded by the coding sequence ATGAAAGTTAACAAGATCAGCCATATTGCGATCGCCGGAGATGATCCTGAACAGAGTCGAATTCTATATGAAGATATTCTGGGATTGGACTACACAGGGTCAGAACCTGTGGAACGGGAAGGGGTAACAACTCATTTCTTTGGAGTGGGGGAGTCCAGTATCGAGATGTTGGAGCCGCTGTCAGAAAATTCACCAGTTGGTAGATTTCTGAGCAAAAGAGGTCCCGGTCTCCATCATATTGCATTGGAAGTGGAGGGGCTGGATGATTATGTGGTAAAGCTTAAGCGAGCGGGCATCACCCTTCTGCAAGAGGAACCCAAAATGGGTGCCCACAATATGCGAATCATTTTCATTCACCCAAAATCCACAGGCGGCGTGTTGATCGAGTTGTGCGAAAAGGTTTAA